A part of Pararoseomonas sp. SCSIO 73927 genomic DNA contains:
- a CDS encoding DUF4336 domain-containing protein encodes MIPTRTHGLIDYGVAALLGALSTRRELHPAARRALGTASAFHTGYALVTDYEGGVKPALSMRQHLALDALGGLALVGQGLALRHAPSRNLLVGLGLAELAVVALSSTEPKRGPGQGSGPVGRLLGRDEAAHAHAVGYPPLDVPKPVATDVWIVDSVMPGAPLGVRMTVVRLPDGGLLLHSPTPYGLALKAALERIGPIRHLVAPNIAHWMFLKDWKEACPEATSWAAPGLRARGQVRRSGVRLDFDLGETPPESWGGAFEVVGIPGAIGFHEMAMFHRASRTLLMTDLVMNLEPPKLPAPLRPVARLFGVTEGMPPPYLRAVVKWRHAEASAAAARLLALAPEHVVFAHGRWFERDGARQLRQALRWLLPEGETEPSGPAEPLRLERDTVVARHPL; translated from the coding sequence ATGATCCCCACCCGAACCCACGGGCTGATCGACTACGGCGTGGCCGCCCTGCTGGGCGCCCTCTCCACCCGCCGGGAGTTGCACCCGGCCGCGCGGCGGGCGCTCGGCACGGCCAGCGCCTTCCACACCGGCTACGCGCTGGTCACGGATTACGAGGGCGGGGTGAAGCCCGCCCTCTCCATGCGCCAGCACCTCGCCCTCGACGCGCTGGGCGGCCTCGCCCTCGTCGGCCAGGGGCTCGCCCTGCGCCACGCCCCCTCCCGCAACCTGCTCGTCGGGCTGGGGCTGGCGGAACTGGCCGTGGTCGCCCTCAGCAGCACCGAGCCGAAGCGCGGCCCGGGCCAGGGCTCCGGCCCCGTCGGGCGCCTGCTGGGCCGGGACGAGGCCGCCCACGCCCATGCCGTGGGCTACCCGCCGCTGGACGTGCCGAAGCCGGTCGCCACCGATGTCTGGATCGTGGACAGCGTCATGCCCGGCGCGCCGCTCGGCGTGCGGATGACGGTGGTGCGCCTGCCCGATGGCGGGCTGCTGCTGCACTCCCCCACCCCCTACGGCCTGGCGCTGAAGGCGGCGCTGGAGCGGATCGGGCCGATCCGCCACCTCGTCGCGCCGAACATCGCGCACTGGATGTTCCTGAAGGACTGGAAGGAAGCCTGCCCGGAGGCGACGAGCTGGGCCGCCCCAGGGCTGCGGGCGCGCGGGCAGGTGCGCCGCAGCGGCGTCCGGCTGGACTTCGACCTCGGCGAGACCCCGCCCGAATCCTGGGGCGGCGCCTTCGAGGTGGTGGGCATCCCCGGCGCCATCGGCTTCCACGAGATGGCGATGTTCCACCGCGCCAGCCGCACGCTGCTGATGACAGACCTGGTGATGAACCTGGAGCCGCCGAAGCTGCCCGCCCCGCTGCGCCCGGTCGCCCGCCTCTTCGGCGTCACGGAGGGCATGCCGCCGCCCTATCTGCGCGCCGTGGTGAAGTGGCGTCACGCGGAGGCCTCGGCGGCCGCGGCGCGCCTCCTCGCCCTCGCGCCGGAGCACGTGGTCTTCGCCCACGGCCGCTGGTTCGAGCGCGACGGCGCCCGGCAGCTCCGCCAGGCCCTGCGCTGGCTGCTGCCGGAGGGCGAGACGGAACCCTCCGGCCCCGCCGAGCCCCTCCGCCTCGAGAGGGACACCGTCGTCGCGCGGCATCCGCTCTGA
- the mutL gene encoding DNA mismatch repair endonuclease MutL translates to MIIPRGLCRDRGNPIPSGVSPPVIRRLPSTTADRIAAGEVVERPAAAVKELVENALDAGARRVSVTLEGGGIDRILVEDDGRGMGPDDLALCIERHATSKLPDEETLFRIATLGFRGEALPSIGAVSRLTITTRPREGEAHAIHVEAGRVGEVAPASAAPGTRVEVRDLFFATPARRKFLKTPGTEASHAVEAVRRLALAWPEVGFRVAVDGRTALDLPPADRAGRAAALLGPDFAAASVAVQGSWPDLVLEGLAALPTHHRATSAEQHLVVNRRPVKDPLLRAALRVAYRDVLASGRYPVAALFLEIPPDRVDVNVHPMKTELRFRDAGGVRGALIASLRRALGTGAGVGMARGGWDAGPAPQGQAGGAPDPAWPSRAGQAMEAAATPWPSNEAPAAPRGFAEAGFAFTAPPPPGPAPVQPRFALPPGAFTVPAEAPALPQGAGEGPLGRPLAQILDTYVLAEAPDGALVLVDQHAAHERLTHERLSAQLVAGGVRSQPLLLPAVVDMPAGDAARLADRAEDLARLGLEIEAFGPGAILVRALPALLGTPEPGPILADIAAELAEWEESTALERRLDAAVARLACHGSVRAGRRLNAAEMAALLREMEATPRAATCSHGRPTFLRLGPGDLARMFGRT, encoded by the coding sequence ATGATCATCCCCCGTGGCTTGTGCCGGGACCGCGGAAACCCCATCCCCTCCGGCGTGAGCCCGCCCGTCATTCGCCGCCTGCCCTCCACCACCGCGGACCGCATCGCCGCCGGTGAGGTGGTGGAGCGCCCCGCCGCCGCGGTGAAGGAGCTGGTGGAGAACGCGCTGGACGCCGGCGCCCGCCGCGTCTCCGTGACGCTGGAGGGCGGCGGGATCGACCGCATCCTGGTGGAGGATGACGGGCGCGGCATGGGGCCGGACGACCTGGCGCTCTGCATCGAGCGCCACGCCACCTCCAAGCTGCCGGACGAGGAGACGCTGTTCCGCATCGCCACCCTCGGCTTCCGGGGGGAGGCGCTGCCCTCCATCGGGGCGGTGTCCCGGCTGACGATCACCACGCGGCCACGCGAGGGCGAGGCGCACGCCATCCACGTGGAGGCGGGGCGGGTGGGAGAGGTGGCGCCCGCATCGGCCGCCCCTGGCACCCGGGTGGAGGTGCGGGACCTGTTCTTCGCCACCCCCGCCCGCCGCAAGTTCCTGAAGACCCCGGGCACCGAGGCCTCCCACGCCGTGGAGGCGGTGCGCCGCCTGGCCCTGGCCTGGCCGGAGGTGGGGTTCCGGGTGGCCGTGGACGGGCGCACGGCGCTGGACCTGCCGCCCGCCGACCGCGCGGGCCGCGCCGCCGCCCTGCTGGGGCCGGATTTCGCGGCGGCCAGCGTGGCCGTGCAGGGGAGCTGGCCGGACCTGGTGCTGGAGGGGCTGGCGGCGCTGCCGACGCATCACCGCGCCACCTCGGCCGAGCAGCACCTCGTGGTGAACCGGCGGCCGGTGAAGGACCCGCTGCTGCGCGCGGCGCTGCGCGTGGCGTACCGGGACGTGCTGGCCTCCGGGCGCTACCCCGTGGCCGCGCTGTTCCTGGAGATCCCGCCGGACCGGGTGGACGTGAACGTGCACCCCATGAAGACGGAACTGCGCTTCCGCGACGCGGGCGGGGTGCGGGGGGCGCTGATCGCCTCGCTCCGCCGGGCGCTCGGCACCGGGGCGGGGGTGGGGATGGCGCGCGGCGGCTGGGATGCGGGCCCGGCGCCCCAAGGCCAGGCCGGAGGCGCGCCCGATCCCGCCTGGCCCAGCCGCGCCGGGCAGGCCATGGAGGCGGCCGCGACGCCCTGGCCGTCGAACGAGGCGCCCGCCGCGCCGCGCGGCTTCGCGGAGGCGGGCTTCGCCTTCACGGCCCCACCACCTCCCGGCCCCGCCCCTGTGCAGCCGCGCTTCGCCCTGCCGCCCGGCGCCTTCACCGTCCCGGCCGAGGCGCCGGCCCTGCCGCAAGGGGCGGGGGAGGGGCCGCTGGGCCGGCCGCTGGCGCAGATCCTCGACACCTACGTGCTGGCGGAGGCACCGGACGGCGCGCTGGTGCTGGTGGACCAGCACGCGGCGCATGAGCGGCTGACGCATGAGCGGCTCTCGGCCCAGCTCGTGGCCGGGGGCGTGCGGTCCCAGCCCCTGCTGCTGCCGGCGGTGGTGGACATGCCGGCGGGCGACGCCGCGCGGCTGGCGGATCGGGCGGAGGATCTGGCGCGGCTCGGGCTGGAGATCGAGGCCTTCGGGCCGGGCGCCATCCTTGTCCGCGCGCTGCCGGCCCTGCTCGGCACGCCGGAGCCGGGGCCGATTCTCGCCGACATCGCGGCCGAGCTGGCGGAGTGGGAGGAGAGCACGGCGCTGGAGCGACGCCTGGACGCCGCCGTGGCCCGCCTGGCCTGCCACGGCAGCGTGCGCGCGGGGCGACGGCTCAACGCGGCGGAGATGGCGGCCCTGCTGCGGGAGATGGAGGCGACGCCGCGCGCCGCCACCTGTTCCCACGGGCGGCCCACCTTCCTGCGGCTGGGGCCGGGGGATCTGGCGCGGATGTTCGGGCGGACGTGA
- a CDS encoding carboxylesterase family protein → MAGFGRRAFGPLGLATLAAPALLRGRPALAQDGPVARPPAGALRGAALDGVLAFKGIPYAAPPTGPLRYRSPQRLPTWAGERDATRAGAASIQTIPPWATWLYDRPAATGEDCLTLNIWTPALEGRRPVMVWIHGGAWRTGEGAAAGNDGTALARVGDVVVVTVNYRLGALGFLAHPELKDPETGASANWGVQDQVAALRWVRANIEAFGGDPENVTLFGQSAGGTSVANIVVNPANRGLVHKMIIESGAFLGPPDLPDVAGAAAYAEALAARLETTLPGLREVPAERLHATELALAREWGARNGGRVPVLPIADGAVIPAVPRGARLPAMPLLIGTTRDEAVFWYDLLDPEGRRIPGLPSPTDDASLLRMVGALKEGSRPQARASAEAVVEAYRRAAAARGGAADPNALWMAAYTDLRFRLDALETARRHAASGHPAFLYEFVHPLAGKARGVPHCAEIPFVFGTHADPYFAAKCGTGPAEAALSRAMMQGWSGFARTGVPSSDAGGAWQPLSAAGEGVNLLGGEAGPRQVVPVVRAEELEVWNL, encoded by the coding sequence ATGGCGGGTTTCGGACGTCGGGCATTCGGGCCGCTCGGGCTGGCGACGCTGGCTGCGCCGGCCCTGCTGCGGGGGCGGCCCGCCCTGGCGCAGGACGGGCCGGTCGCGCGCCCGCCGGCCGGCGCCCTGCGCGGCGCCGCGCTCGACGGGGTTCTGGCCTTCAAGGGCATCCCCTACGCCGCGCCGCCGACGGGGCCGCTGCGCTACCGCTCGCCCCAGCGCCTGCCGACCTGGGCGGGGGAGCGGGACGCGACGCGGGCCGGCGCGGCCTCCATCCAGACCATCCCGCCCTGGGCGACCTGGCTCTACGACAGGCCCGCGGCCACCGGGGAGGACTGCCTCACCCTGAACATCTGGACGCCCGCGCTGGAGGGGCGCCGCCCCGTCATGGTCTGGATTCACGGCGGCGCCTGGCGCACGGGGGAGGGCGCGGCGGCCGGGAATGACGGCACGGCGCTCGCCCGGGTCGGCGACGTGGTGGTGGTGACGGTGAACTACCGCCTGGGCGCGCTGGGCTTCCTCGCCCACCCCGAGCTGAAGGACCCGGAGACGGGGGCATCGGCGAACTGGGGCGTGCAGGACCAGGTGGCGGCGCTGCGCTGGGTGCGCGCCAACATCGAGGCCTTCGGCGGCGACCCGGAGAACGTCACCCTCTTCGGCCAGTCCGCCGGCGGCACCAGCGTGGCGAACATCGTGGTGAACCCGGCCAACCGTGGCCTAGTCCACAAGATGATCATCGAGAGCGGCGCCTTCCTCGGCCCGCCCGACCTGCCGGACGTGGCAGGAGCCGCCGCCTATGCCGAGGCGCTGGCGGCAAGGCTGGAGACGACGCTGCCCGGGCTGCGCGAGGTGCCTGCCGAGCGGCTGCACGCGACGGAGCTGGCGCTGGCGCGGGAATGGGGCGCGCGGAACGGCGGGCGCGTGCCGGTGCTGCCGATCGCGGACGGCGCGGTGATCCCCGCCGTGCCGCGCGGCGCCCGCCTGCCCGCGATGCCCCTGCTGATCGGCACCACGCGGGACGAGGCGGTGTTCTGGTACGACTTGCTGGACCCGGAGGGGCGCCGCATTCCCGGCCTGCCCTCCCCGACGGACGACGCCTCGCTGCTGCGGATGGTGGGCGCGCTGAAGGAGGGCAGCCGCCCGCAGGCCAGGGCCTCGGCCGAGGCGGTGGTGGAGGCCTATCGCCGCGCTGCCGCCGCGCGGGGCGGGGCCGCCGACCCGAACGCCCTGTGGATGGCGGCCTATACCGACCTCCGCTTCCGCCTGGACGCGCTGGAGACGGCGCGGCGCCACGCGGCCTCGGGCCATCCGGCCTTCCTCTACGAATTCGTCCATCCCCTGGCCGGGAAGGCGCGGGGCGTGCCGCACTGCGCGGAGATCCCCTTCGTCTTCGGCACCCACGCCGATCCGTACTTCGCCGCAAAGTGCGGCACCGGCCCCGCCGAGGCGGCGCTGTCCCGCGCGATGATGCAGGGCTGGTCGGGCTTCGCCCGCACCGGCGTGCCCTCCTCCGACGCGGGCGGGGCCTGGCAGCCTCTCTCCGCCGCCGGAGAGGGGGTGAACCTGCTGGGGGGCGAGGCCGGGCCGCGGCAGGTCGTGCCGGTGGTGCGGGCGGAGGAGCTGGAGGTCTGGAACCTCTGA
- a CDS encoding ABC-F family ATP-binding cassette domain-containing protein, with protein sequence MIRLDSISKQNGQQLLFIEASAALQRGEKIGLVGPNGAGKTTLFRMITGAEQPDEGQVLVDRGVSIGLFSQDVGEMSGRTPVAEVMDGAGDVSTVAAELAALEAAMADPETEDLDAVIERFGEVQGRFEELGGYALEGRAQEVLAGLGFSGEMMAGDVGKLSGGWKMRVALARILLMRPDVMLLDEPSNHLDLESLIWLEGFLRGYDGALLMTSHDREFMNRVINKVVEIDGGSLNSYSGDYAFYEAQRAMNERQQQAQFERQQAMLAKEIKFIERFKARASHAAQVQSRVKKLDKIERVEPPKRRQTVVFEFGQAPRSGDDVASLRGVHKRYGSRVIYDGLDFLVRRKERCCVLGTNGAGKSTLLKLVTGSTAPDSGTVSLGGSVKMGYFAQHAMELLDGERTVFQALEDAFPQAAQGSLRTLAGCFGFSGDEVEKRCRVLSGGEKARLVMARMLYDPPNFLVLDEPTNHLDMATKEMLIAALSDYEGTMLFVSHDRHFLAALSNRVLELTPEGIHQYDGGYTEYVAHTGQEAPGLHA encoded by the coding sequence ATGATCCGCCTCGATTCCATCAGCAAGCAGAACGGTCAGCAGCTTCTCTTCATCGAGGCCTCCGCCGCGCTCCAGCGCGGGGAGAAGATCGGCCTCGTCGGCCCCAACGGCGCGGGCAAGACCACCCTGTTCCGCATGATCACCGGGGCCGAGCAGCCCGATGAGGGCCAGGTGCTGGTGGACCGGGGCGTTAGCATCGGCCTGTTCAGCCAGGACGTGGGCGAGATGTCCGGCCGCACCCCGGTGGCGGAGGTGATGGACGGCGCCGGCGACGTCAGCACCGTGGCCGCCGAGCTGGCCGCGCTGGAGGCCGCGATGGCGGATCCGGAGACGGAGGACCTCGACGCCGTGATCGAGCGCTTCGGCGAGGTGCAGGGGCGCTTCGAGGAGCTGGGCGGCTACGCGCTGGAGGGGCGCGCGCAGGAGGTGCTGGCGGGGCTCGGATTTAGCGGGGAGATGATGGCGGGCGATGTCGGCAAGCTCTCCGGCGGCTGGAAAATGCGGGTCGCGCTGGCGCGCATCCTGCTGATGCGCCCGGACGTGATGCTGCTGGACGAGCCGAGCAACCACCTGGACCTGGAGAGCCTGATCTGGCTGGAGGGGTTCCTGCGCGGCTATGACGGCGCGCTGCTGATGACGTCGCACGACCGCGAGTTCATGAACCGAGTCATCAACAAGGTGGTGGAGATCGATGGCGGAAGCCTGAACTCCTACTCCGGCGACTACGCCTTCTACGAGGCGCAGCGCGCGATGAACGAGCGCCAGCAGCAGGCGCAGTTCGAGCGCCAGCAGGCGATGCTGGCGAAGGAGATCAAGTTCATCGAGCGCTTCAAGGCCCGCGCCTCCCACGCCGCGCAGGTGCAGAGCCGCGTGAAGAAGCTGGACAAGATCGAGCGCGTGGAGCCGCCGAAGCGCCGGCAGACCGTGGTGTTCGAGTTCGGCCAGGCCCCGCGCTCCGGCGACGACGTGGCGAGCCTGCGCGGCGTGCACAAGCGCTACGGCAGCAGGGTGATCTATGACGGGTTGGACTTCCTGGTGCGCCGAAAGGAGCGCTGCTGCGTGCTCGGCACCAACGGCGCGGGCAAGTCCACGCTGCTGAAGCTGGTGACGGGGTCCACCGCGCCGGACAGCGGTACGGTCTCGCTCGGCGGCAGCGTGAAGATGGGCTACTTCGCGCAGCACGCGATGGAGCTGCTGGACGGCGAGCGCACCGTGTTCCAGGCGCTGGAGGACGCCTTCCCGCAGGCGGCGCAGGGATCGCTGCGGACGCTGGCGGGCTGCTTCGGCTTCTCCGGCGACGAGGTGGAGAAGCGGTGCCGCGTTCTCTCAGGCGGGGAGAAGGCGCGGCTGGTGATGGCGCGGATGCTGTACGACCCGCCGAACTTCCTCGTGCTGGACGAGCCGACCAACCACCTGGACATGGCGACGAAGGAGATGCTGATCGCCGCCCTCTCGGATTACGAGGGCACGATGCTCTTCGTCTCGCACGACCGGCACTTCCTGGCGGCGCTGTCCAACCGGGTGCTGGAACTGACGCCGGAGGGCATCCACCAGTACGACGGCGGCTACACCGAGTACGTGGCGCATACCGGGCAGGAGGCGCCGGGCCTGCACGCCTAG